The nucleotide sequence TTACTCCTATGGGGAGAGTTTCTCCACCTCGTTGACGGCAGCCTTGATGCAATCGGGGCCGTTGGAGGCATAAAGGACGCTGCGCGAGACATTCAGTAGCGCGGTGCCGCCGGCGGCTTTGACCTGATCCAGCACGGCGACGCTGCCGCCTAGGCGCCGCTGCCGGGCAAGAGGGCGGCAGCTCGGGGGCAATTTTCAGCACGCTGGCCAAGGCCACGGGTTTGGTCGTACCGACGACCAGACCCAGGTTGCCGTTCAGGTTGGAGGCCTGAACTTGCCGCGCAACTTCCTCGTAGAGGCGCGTTCACCGACACTTTAGCTCTTGTATCAGAGCGGCGCTCGGGTTCGATGTTGCAGTCAGCACGAAGACGCCCTTGTCCGTGTGCCGCCAGAAGGGTTCCAGGGCCGCCATACCCAGATAGGGCTGTACGGTCACGGCATCGGCACCCACGCGGTCGAATAGGGCGCGGGCGTAGAACTCAATGGTGTGCTCGATGTCGCCGCGCTTTGCGTCCACCAGCCAAGAAAGTACGTCGGGGGCAGGCGATGCGCAGGCGCTCAAGCATCAACCAGCCGCCCGAACCGTAGGCCTCGAAGAAGGCGGTATTGGGCTTGAAGGCCGCGACTTTCGTCCACAGCGCGATGATGATCTCTTCTAAAGAATTTCTGCGCACCTTCAGCTCCGTAGCCAAAGTGCTTGGGAATCTTGGCGGGATCGGGGTCGAGGCCGACGCACAGGGGGAACCGGCGCGCTCGATGCTGGTTTTAAGACGGGGAGAGAAAAAGTGGTCAAGGAAAGTGCAGAGTTCAGGAATAATCCGTAGAATATACCGAATTTGTGACAGAAGTGCAACCCGGCGATTGTGTAAATTGCCGTCTGGAGTTGAAGTTAGGTAGAGGATTGGGTAGATTGGGGTGGGGCCACGGGGACCAGTGACGGCGTTGCGCCGGGTCGTGTGGAGCGAGCAGAGGCCGAGGGATTCTTCAGCCCGCAGCGGGCTTCATCATGACGACGGTGAGATGGGGTGATCGTCCTGCCCCCGCGTGAAGCGAGAGGGGATTAAGCAGAAAGCATGATCGAACGATATTTCATTGGACTTGGGCGCTGTACATGGAGATGGCGCCGTACTTGCTCCTCGGGTTTGCCCTGGCTGGAGTGCTGCACGGGTTTGTGCCGCGCAAGGCGATCGGGCGGCATCTGGGCGGCGAAACGCTGCTGGCGTCGTTTAAAGCATCGCTAATTGGTGTGCCGATGCCACTGTGCTCGTGCGGCGTGATTCCCACGGGTGTGGGCCTGCGCAAACGAGGCGCCTCGCGTGCGGCAACGGTGTCGCCTGATTTCCACACCGCGGGAGGGTGGATTCGATGATCGTGACGTACGGCTTCTTCGGCTGGTGATGGCGATCTTTCGACCCGTGGCGGCGTTCGTCAGCGGGTGCTGGTGGGCTGGCGGTGCTTTTGGTCAAACCGGGCGCGCGCGAAGAAGAGGTGGAACAAGCATCACTTGCACAGTGAAGACGCGCTGGCCGAAGCCGACGAGCGGCGCTCATTCGGCGAAAAGCTGGCTGGCGGCTACTGACTTTGCCTTCAAAGAACTGTTAGGGACATCGCGTTCTGGCTGATCGT is from bacterium and encodes:
- a CDS encoding orotidine 5'-phosphate decarboxylase; this translates as MDAKRGDIEHTIEFYARALFDRVGADAVTVQPYLGMAALEPFWRHTDKGVFVLTATSNPSAALIQELKCR
- a CDS encoding permease, producing the protein MEMAPYLLLGFALAGVLHGFVPRKAIGRHLGGETLLASFKASLIGVPMPLCSCGVIPTGVGLRKRGASRAATVSPDFHTAGGWIR